Genomic DNA from Vibrio vulnificus CMCP6:
CAGAACATTCTGCGCTGCCCAAGTAGAGGAAGCCCACAATGGCATCGTCTCCCTGTAAGCCAAACGCTTGTCTCACTTCCGTATCGAACATCCATTCACCCGAACGCCAAAAACCTTGGAATCCTTGAGCCACAGCCGCCATTTGCATTGCTTGCACAGCACAACCCGCGGAAAGATGCTGTTCAAATGCCGGGACTTTTTCACTCTCGGTCACTTTCGCAATCACGGTGATCACCATCGGCGCACGAAATGGGGCATTTTTCACTTTTTCCACCACCGATTCTTCACTGCCTTTGGCCTGTGCCGCCTTCACTAGGATGTCTGACAACTTCTGCAGGCCAGAGCCTTGCGCGATGACAAAGCGCCAAGGCGTCAGCGCGCCGTGATCTGGGGCTCTTAATCCCGCACGAATGATATTTTCAAGTGCTTTGCCTTCTGGGGCTGGAGCGGCCAATTTACCAATAGAACGACGATTAAGTAGAAGATCGAGAGCGTCCATCCAAGAATCCTTATAGTGGTATCGATTTGCGTTTACACTTTAGCATAGTTCACTACGCCATATAACCGCCTGTTTATTGTGGAAATTCACGATTTACGCAAGAACTGCTCAAACAAAAATACCGCGAATCACTTCGCGGCATTTTTTATGTTCAAACCTTCAACCTTCACCGATTAAAGTTTTGTCGCAAGCGTGACCCCTTGCTTAATCGCGCGAACCGCATCCAGTTCTCCTGCGTAATCGGCCCCACCGATCACATGCAGTTTATCGCTAAGCTCATGCCATTTGTCTTCAAATGGGCGAACCGATTCTTGCCCTGCACAAATGATGATGGTGTCGGCATCAAGTAACTGTTTCTTACCATTGACGGTAATTTCCAATCCTTCAGGCTTGATACTGTCGTAGCTCACGCCCCCGAGCAAATTCACGCCACGTTTTTCCAATGTGCGCTTGTGAATCCAACCTGTGGTTTTTCCCGGACCTTTGCCTACCGCGCCTTTACGACGTTGCAGCAACCACACTGTTTTGTCACTCATCGCATCCGGGAATGGGTACAAGCCACCCGGTTGCGTCATTTCTTTATCGATACCCCACTCTTGTAGCCAGTCGTCTAGGTTGTGCTGAGCAGGTTCTGTGACCATACTCGCGACATCGACACCAATTCCCCCGGCACCGACAATCGCTATCTTGTTGCCGACTGGGGTTTTCTCTCGGATCAATGTTTGATAATTGATCACTTTACTGCTCTCGGTTAAGCCGTCGATATTCACTTTGCGCGGTTCAACCCCTGTGGCAAGCACCACTTCATCGTACTCTTTGAGCAGCTCTAACGTGGCGTCGGTATCGAGGCGTAAGTTCACCCCTGTTTCGTCAATCATATTGGCGAAGTAGCGAATGGTTTCACGAAATTCTTCTTTGCCAGGGATCTGCATCGCGAGGCGGAACTGACCACCAATACGATCATTTCGTTCAATCAAATCAACACTATGACCACGTTGCGCCAAGGTGGTTGAACACGCTAACCCAGCAGGACCTGCGCCCACCACCGCAATGCGTTTTTTCTCACTCGCAGGCGTCACCACCAACTCGGTTTCATGACACGCCAGTGGGTTAACCAAACAGCTGGCTCGTTTGCCTTTGAATACGTTGTCCAAACACGCCTGATTACAGCCTATACAGGTATTG
This window encodes:
- a CDS encoding NAD(P)H nitroreductase, with amino-acid sequence MDALDLLLNRRSIGKLAAPAPEGKALENIIRAGLRAPDHGALTPWRFVIAQGSGLQKLSDILVKAAQAKGSEESVVEKVKNAPFRAPMVITVIAKVTESEKVPAFEQHLSAGCAVQAMQMAAVAQGFQGFWRSGEWMFDTEVRQAFGLQGDDAIVGFLYLGSAECSAMKVPERDLAKFVEYL
- a CDS encoding NADPH-dependent 2,4-dienoyl-CoA reductase, with product MSAMYPHLLQPLDLGFTQLRNRVLMGSMHTGLEEHKEGLQKLAAFYEERAKGGVGLIVTGGFSPNLRGRLHPLSAEFSKPKHAQAHKVVTEAVHKHGGKIALQILHAGRYAMHPFAQSASGIKAPIAKFAPSEMSPRQIRKTIEAFANSAGLAQLAGYDGVEIMGSEGYLINQFLCKRTNMRYDEWGGTYKKRMRFAVEIVKAVRKAVGSDFIIIFRLSMLDLVEQGSTFEDVIMLAKALEDAGVTIINTGIGWHEARVPTIATQVPRGAFTWVTEKVKPHVSVPIVTCNRINTPEEAERILASGQADMVSMARPFLADPHFIAKAEQAKSHLINTCIGCNQACLDNVFKGKRASCLVNPLACHETELVVTPASEKKRIAVVGAGPAGLACSTTLAQRGHSVDLIERNDRIGGQFRLAMQIPGKEEFRETIRYFANMIDETGVNLRLDTDATLELLKEYDEVVLATGVEPRKVNIDGLTESSKVINYQTLIREKTPVGNKIAIVGAGGIGVDVASMVTEPAQHNLDDWLQEWGIDKEMTQPGGLYPFPDAMSDKTVWLLQRRKGAVGKGPGKTTGWIHKRTLEKRGVNLLGGVSYDSIKPEGLEITVNGKKQLLDADTIIICAGQESVRPFEDKWHELSDKLHVIGGADYAGELDAVRAIKQGVTLATKL